A DNA window from Alligator mississippiensis isolate rAllMis1 chromosome 11, rAllMis1, whole genome shotgun sequence contains the following coding sequences:
- the RING1 gene encoding E3 ubiquitin-protein ligase RING1, with amino-acid sequence MATPANAQSASKTWELSLYELHRTPQEAIMDGTEIAVSPRSLHSELMCPICLDMLKNTMTTKECLHRFCSDCIVTALRSGNKECPTCRKKLVSKRSLRPDPNFDALISKIYPSRDEYEAHQDRVLAKLSRLHNQQALSSSIEEGLKMQAMHRAQRVRKLHQESDNTTFSGGEDNCDSRSHLSNASAPSHPEAGPSRKRSRASDDSGPDPDPETSHEGGGRGSPEPGAEPGSSEIELVFRPHPLLVEKGEYSQTRYVKTTANATVDHLSKYLALRIALEETPAPGPEAPGLEDVSEKQYTIYITTPGGAFTTLNGSLTLELVNEKYWKVSKPLELYYAPTKEQK; translated from the exons atGGCCACGCCGGCCAACGCGCAGAGCGCCAGCAAGACGTGGGAGCTGAGCCTGTACGAGCTGCACCGCACGCCGCAG GAGGCGATCATGGACGGGACGGAGATCGCGGTGTCCCCGCGCAGCCTGCACAGCGAGCTGATGTGCCCCATCTGCCTGGACATGCTGAAGAACACCATGACCACCAAGGAGTGTCTGCACCGCTTCTGCTCCGACTGCATCGTCACCGCCCTGCGCAGCGG GAACAAGGAGTGCCCGACGTGCCGAAAGAAGCTGGTGTCGAAGCGCTCGCTGCGGCCAGACCCCAACTTTGACGCCCTCATTTCCAAGATCTACCCAAGCCGGGACGAGTACGAGGCCCATCAGGACCGGGTGCTGGCCAAGCTCAGCCGCCTGCACAACCAGCAGGCTCTCAGCAGCAGCATCGAGGAGGGCCTCAAGATGCAAGCCATGCacag GGCCCAGCGGGTGCGGAAGCTACACCAGGAGTCAGACAACACCACATTCAGCGGCGGGGAGGACAACTGCGACAGCCGCTCACACCTGAGCAACGCCTCGGCCCCCAGCCACCCGGAGGCAGGGCCCAGCCGCAAGCGCTCCCGCGCTTCTGACGACTCCGGGCCAGACCCCGACCCTGAGACATCCCATGAGGGCGGGGGCCGCGGCAGCCCTGAGCCAGGTGCTGAACCAGGCAGCAGTGAGATTGAGCTGGTCTTCCGGCCCCACCCATTGCTGGTGGAGAAGGGTGAATACTCCCAGACCAG GTACGTGAAGACAACAGCCAATGCCACTGTTGACCACCTCTCCAAGTACCTGGCCCTGCGCATTGCGCTGGAGGAGACACCGGCGCCGGGGCCTGAGGCCCCTGGCCTGGAGGACGTGAGCGAGAAGCAGTACACGATCTACATCACCACCCCGGGGGGGGCCTTCACG ACCCTGAACGGCTCTCTCACCCTGGAGCTGGTGAATGAGAAGTACTGGAAGGTCAGCAAGCCCCTGGAGCTGTACTATGCCCCCACCAAGGAACAGAAGTAG